In Desulfovibrio oxyclinae DSM 11498, a single window of DNA contains:
- a CDS encoding alginate lyase family protein, which translates to MHKLLAFLLLVCTLAPAAARSHTIVFDPQVLHEKRERIHQGDMRLMQAYDKLLREARELLHEDSPSVTDKGHTPAGISLHDYLSLSPYWWPNPDTPDGLPYVRRDGKRNPEADGTRFDSLRMQRMAFMAETLALAYWFTQDERFAEKCAEVLRVWFLNPETAMNPNLHHAQFRPGHKDSGGGIIVGNVLVRVVDAALLLNGSPHWPGSHDMNLRDWFSRLGQWLLYSPEGHREMARQNNRASWHAAQVAVYSLYAGHPDIARNMARRGHELISIQSKSDGSQPLELKRTRPLKYSFFNLKALFTLASAVEGTCCSLWHHESFEGKSLRKMLDRVAPCMAEPKQCQHIHSRDFSPWPYAGVLRKASVVYKNPGYEEILHRLPRERLARDRSNLAY; encoded by the coding sequence ATGCATAAGCTGCTGGCCTTCCTTCTCCTTGTCTGCACTCTCGCACCGGCTGCGGCACGTTCGCACACCATCGTCTTTGACCCTCAGGTGCTGCATGAAAAACGGGAGCGCATTCATCAGGGCGACATGCGGCTCATGCAGGCCTACGACAAACTGCTGCGTGAAGCGCGGGAACTTCTGCACGAGGACAGTCCCAGCGTCACGGACAAGGGACACACGCCAGCCGGAATATCGCTGCACGACTATCTAAGCCTCTCCCCGTACTGGTGGCCGAACCCCGACACGCCGGACGGACTGCCCTACGTTCGACGCGACGGCAAAAGGAATCCCGAAGCCGACGGCACCCGCTTTGACTCCCTGCGAATGCAGCGCATGGCCTTTATGGCGGAGACCCTTGCGCTGGCCTACTGGTTCACGCAGGACGAGCGGTTTGCCGAGAAATGCGCCGAGGTCCTCAGGGTGTGGTTTCTCAATCCCGAAACCGCCATGAATCCGAATCTTCACCACGCACAATTCCGGCCGGGGCACAAGGACTCCGGCGGCGGCATCATCGTGGGCAACGTGCTCGTACGCGTGGTGGACGCGGCGCTTCTGCTCAATGGTTCTCCACACTGGCCGGGATCGCACGACATGAACCTGCGGGACTGGTTCAGCCGCCTTGGTCAATGGCTGCTATACAGCCCCGAGGGCCACCGCGAGATGGCGCGCCAGAACAACCGGGCCTCGTGGCATGCGGCTCAGGTGGCGGTCTACTCCCTGTATGCCGGACATCCGGACATTGCGAGAAACATGGCGCGAAGGGGACACGAACTCATCAGCATCCAGAGCAAATCGGACGGGTCTCAACCGCTGGAGCTCAAGCGGACCAGGCCACTCAAATACTCCTTCTTCAACCTCAAGGCACTTTTCACGCTCGCATCCGCCGTGGAAGGAACCTGCTGCTCGCTCTGGCACCATGAATCGTTTGAGGGAAAATCGCTTCGCAAGATGCTGGACAGGGTGGCGCCCTGTATGGCCGAGCCGAAACAATGCCAACACATACACTCCCGGGATTTTTCTCCATGGCCCTATGCGGGGGTTTTACGAAAGGCTTCCGTCGTGTATAAGAATCCGGGTTACGAAGAAATCCTTCACCGGCTCCCCCGCGAGAGACTCGCGCGGGACCGCTCAAACCTCGCTTACTGA
- a CDS encoding DUF3592 domain-containing protein encodes MFKQMLDPSLSFSIRLKKGIQLFLAVGLTLLFLWLLYKVPYQMIREERVRLLGETKTTGEVLLKEKSSTSTSFETPWHTITFKYVDNDGYTRTEKVIMKEAYWQQLRPGSVVTVWFARAKPDLVRVEGMVESEMQTRLRNWLEE; translated from the coding sequence ATGTTCAAGCAAATGCTCGACCCTTCGCTTTCGTTCAGTATCCGGCTCAAGAAAGGCATCCAGCTTTTTCTGGCAGTGGGGCTGACGCTTTTGTTCCTGTGGCTGCTTTACAAGGTCCCGTACCAGATGATCCGCGAAGAGCGGGTCAGGCTGCTTGGCGAGACCAAGACCACAGGCGAGGTGCTGCTCAAGGAAAAAAGCAGCACCAGCACCTCCTTCGAAACGCCGTGGCACACGATTACCTTCAAGTACGTGGATAACGACGGCTACACCCGCACCGAAAAGGTGATCATGAAAGAGGCCTACTGGCAGCAGCTCAGGCCCGGCAGCGTGGTCACCGTCTGGTTCGCGCGGGCCAAGCCCGACCTTGTCCGCGTGGAGGGAATGGTCGAATCCGAAATGCAGACCAGGCTCAGGAACTGGCTGGAGGAGTGA
- a CDS encoding GNAT family N-acetyltransferase, with translation MMEEYIIRPASSGDIPDIERILKESFEASYAMFMPPEFIENWERKDLAGDLARRAWPEFAVAEIGGRPGGVVQVQEAHLAELWVAPEHMRQGVGSRLLQHAEWLVATRGYQSATLFVYDINVTAREFYRKHGWTVSNAFLSKDVPGSTVLEKSKRVGPNA, from the coding sequence ATGATGGAAGAATACATTATCCGCCCCGCCTCGTCCGGAGATATTCCGGACATTGAACGCATTCTCAAGGAATCCTTCGAGGCCAGCTACGCCATGTTCATGCCGCCTGAATTCATTGAGAACTGGGAACGAAAGGACCTCGCGGGCGATCTCGCCCGCCGCGCATGGCCGGAATTTGCCGTGGCGGAGATCGGAGGGCGCCCCGGCGGGGTGGTACAGGTTCAGGAGGCTCACCTGGCCGAACTCTGGGTAGCCCCGGAACACATGAGACAGGGCGTCGGCTCCCGCCTGTTGCAACACGCCGAATGGCTTGTGGCGACCCGCGGCTACCAGTCGGCCACACTTTTCGTCTACGACATCAACGTCACGGCCCGCGAATTCTACCGCAAGCACGGCTGGACCGTCTCCAACGCATTTCTCTCCAAAGACGTTCCGGGCAGCACTGTCCTGGAAAAATCGAAAAGGGTCGGCCCGAATGCATAA
- a CDS encoding cytidine deaminase, whose translation MTIPWQELEQAAQQVVLNAYVPASGFSVGAALLDESGTVHRGCNVENASFSLTSCAERNAVFAAVASGVRPGGVRALVLYTPTEKAVSPCGACRQVLAEFMPAQAPVRALCKGPDQKEWTVEQLLPDAFAMKEGG comes from the coding sequence ATGACCATCCCGTGGCAGGAACTGGAGCAGGCGGCGCAACAGGTCGTGCTCAACGCCTATGTCCCGGCAAGCGGATTTTCCGTGGGGGCCGCGCTGCTTGACGAGAGCGGAACCGTTCACCGGGGCTGCAATGTGGAGAATGCTTCCTTCAGTTTGACTAGCTGTGCCGAGCGCAACGCGGTCTTTGCAGCGGTGGCTTCGGGGGTGCGGCCGGGGGGCGTTCGGGCGCTGGTGCTGTACACCCCGACTGAGAAAGCCGTCAGCCCTTGTGGTGCGTGCCGTCAGGTGCTTGCGGAGTTCATGCCCGCACAGGCTCCGGTCAGGGCACTTTGCAAGGGACCGGATCAGAAGGAGTGGACCGTGGAGCAGCTGCTGCCGGATGCGTTTGCAATGAAGGAAGGCGGCTGA
- a CDS encoding glycoside hydrolase family 3 protein, with protein sequence MRSLILILLMLVPVPAFGASLEVMVGQMLMTGFRGTSVDAESPIVRDIENRHLGGVVLFDYDVERKVFDRNIESPEQVKRLTHSLQSRADIPLFIAVDQEGGKVQRLKERWGFPETPSAQKLGLKGPAASDTAGRIVGRMLSQNGINMDFAPVVDVNVNPKSPAIGALGRSFSADPQAVADNAAAFAKGLRGHGVIPCLKHFPGHGSAMADSHKGLTDVTDTWSRQELVPYQTLIDEGYVGMIMTAHVFNATLDPKYPATLSDKVIGSILRQRLSWDGVVITDDMDMRAIRDSYGMRTALKLAIRAGADIMLYGNNLRHDPQIMKKAYDTILDLVRSGEIPEARIRQSFERIMKLKERMKEAL encoded by the coding sequence ATGCGATCACTTATTCTCATTCTTCTTATGCTTGTCCCTGTCCCGGCCTTTGGCGCATCTCTGGAAGTGATGGTCGGGCAGATGCTCATGACCGGATTCCGGGGCACGTCCGTTGACGCCGAAAGTCCGATCGTTCGCGACATCGAGAATCGGCACCTCGGTGGCGTGGTGCTGTTCGACTACGATGTCGAGCGAAAGGTCTTTGACCGCAACATCGAAAGTCCGGAACAGGTCAAGCGGCTCACGCATTCACTACAGTCCCGGGCCGATATTCCGCTCTTCATCGCGGTGGATCAGGAGGGCGGCAAGGTACAGCGTCTCAAGGAACGCTGGGGATTTCCGGAGACTCCCTCGGCGCAGAAGCTCGGCCTGAAGGGGCCCGCTGCCAGCGACACGGCCGGTCGCATCGTGGGACGGATGCTCTCGCAAAACGGCATCAACATGGATTTCGCTCCAGTGGTCGATGTGAACGTGAACCCGAAAAGCCCCGCCATCGGCGCGCTGGGACGCAGCTTTTCGGCCGATCCGCAGGCCGTCGCCGACAACGCCGCGGCCTTTGCCAAAGGCTTGCGCGGGCACGGCGTCATCCCTTGCCTCAAGCATTTTCCCGGTCACGGCAGCGCCATGGCCGACAGCCACAAGGGCCTGACGGACGTAACCGATACATGGTCCAGGCAGGAACTGGTTCCCTATCAAACCCTGATTGATGAAGGATACGTCGGCATGATCATGACCGCCCATGTCTTCAATGCCACGCTTGATCCGAAGTATCCGGCCACCCTGTCCGACAAGGTCATCGGCTCCATCCTGCGCCAGCGGCTTAGCTGGGACGGGGTGGTGATAACGGATGACATGGACATGCGCGCCATTCGCGACAGCTACGGTATGCGCACCGCGCTCAAGCTCGCCATCCGCGCCGGTGCGGATATCATGCTCTACGGCAACAACCTGCGGCACGATCCGCAGATCATGAAAAAAGCTTATGACACGATTCTGGATCTGGTACGCTCCGGAGAGATTCCGGAAGCACGCATCAGACAATCCTTTGAGCGTATAATGAAACTGAAAGAACGCATGAAGGAGGCATTATGA
- a CDS encoding metal ABC transporter ATP-binding protein, with product MSDIELKNVNVVLGGSTILENVSLEVEHGDYIAVLGPNGGGKSTLLKVMLGLIEPDSGTVRILDLPPGEAGGRIGYLPQYTHVSPSFPITVLEAVRMGLVSPGRGMFGLNRNGDEAKRAMQALERVGMEQHAGKRVSDLSGGQKQRTFIARALVSDPEILLLDEPTSSVDSRNRVHLFDLLAELNKEMTVVMVSHDISAVATSVKSIACVNRTLHFHPAPAITSDMVNLSYGGEDSCCPVELVTHGDIPHRVLLKHDQD from the coding sequence ATGTCCGACATAGAACTGAAAAACGTAAACGTGGTCCTCGGCGGCTCTACCATTCTGGAGAACGTGAGTCTCGAAGTGGAGCACGGGGACTATATTGCGGTCCTCGGCCCCAACGGAGGCGGTAAATCCACTCTGCTCAAGGTCATGCTCGGACTCATCGAGCCGGATTCCGGCACGGTGCGCATTCTGGATCTGCCCCCCGGCGAAGCTGGCGGGCGCATCGGCTATCTGCCGCAATACACACACGTTTCCCCGTCATTTCCCATCACGGTGCTTGAAGCCGTCCGCATGGGACTGGTCTCCCCCGGACGCGGCATGTTCGGCCTGAACAGAAACGGCGACGAGGCCAAGCGCGCCATGCAGGCCCTTGAGCGCGTGGGCATGGAGCAGCACGCGGGCAAACGGGTCAGCGATCTTTCCGGTGGACAGAAGCAACGCACGTTCATTGCGCGGGCTCTCGTCTCCGATCCCGAGATACTGCTGCTGGACGAACCCACCTCCAGCGTGGATTCCCGAAACCGCGTGCATCTTTTCGACCTGCTGGCCGAACTGAACAAAGAGATGACCGTGGTGATGGTCAGCCATGACATCTCGGCCGTGGCTACCAGCGTCAAATCCATCGCCTGCGTCAACCGGACCCTGCACTTCCACCCCGCCCCGGCCATCACCAGCGACATGGTGAACCTGTCCTACGGCGGCGAAGACAGCTGTTGCCCCGTGGAACTGGTGACGCACGGCGACATCCCCCACCGCGTCCTTCTCAAGCACGATCAGGATTGA
- a CDS encoding DNA repair protein RecN produces the protein MLELLRIRNLALIEDAELEFGPGMNTLTGETGAGKSFILRAVDFITGEKMDRKLVRPGADKAEVEALFILPQGETVIRRELSAETGRSRIFINDRLSSQDAVRELKPQLVIHTSQHGQQKLLSPAFQSELLDSFLPDPSILKERNSLWTELKSVLAEMEELDRKCEEIAGQRDFLEFQKREIAEVNPQPGEEDALEERKTVLKEREQAGECFRHALDAIHGDSNLLDGLTLLSREMGIISRLFPDMEQDHDAVEEFRLRLHEIDSRLRRGPEHVHDDDDDMTLDDIEKRLFKLSQLRRKMGRNIADLVNLAAEVEEKLSFHDACSLDRKTLERREAEIVEKLSDTLGRLGKARRKAAKELALRIEGELSDLGFSEHVKIDFEFSDVPLHDGVTDQKARLMWTPNPGQPPQPLDKIASGGELSRLLLALTSLKRNPGGDHLPTLIFDEVDAGIGGLTLGSVGRKLAELADRQQMILITHWPQLAGRAERHFSILKEVVDGETFTRCDELRGEDIRRELIRMAGGGAQGEAMADKLLHDND, from the coding sequence ATGCTCGAACTGCTGCGTATCCGAAACCTCGCGCTCATCGAAGACGCGGAACTGGAATTCGGTCCCGGAATGAACACCCTCACTGGTGAGACCGGGGCTGGCAAATCCTTCATTCTGCGCGCCGTGGACTTCATCACCGGCGAAAAGATGGACCGCAAGCTCGTGCGTCCCGGAGCGGACAAGGCCGAGGTGGAGGCGCTGTTCATACTGCCTCAGGGCGAAACCGTCATCCGGCGCGAACTCAGCGCGGAGACCGGCCGCAGCCGCATTTTCATCAACGACCGTCTCAGCTCGCAGGACGCGGTCCGCGAACTCAAGCCGCAACTGGTCATCCACACCAGCCAGCACGGACAGCAGAAACTGCTCTCCCCCGCCTTCCAGTCGGAGCTGCTCGACTCCTTCCTGCCCGACCCGAGCATTCTAAAAGAGCGTAACAGCCTCTGGACCGAGCTCAAATCCGTTCTGGCGGAGATGGAGGAACTTGACCGCAAATGCGAGGAGATCGCCGGTCAGCGGGACTTTCTGGAGTTCCAGAAACGCGAGATCGCCGAGGTCAATCCGCAGCCGGGCGAAGAGGACGCGCTTGAAGAACGCAAGACGGTCCTCAAGGAACGCGAACAGGCTGGCGAATGTTTCCGACACGCCCTTGACGCCATTCACGGCGACAGCAACCTGCTCGACGGCCTGACTCTGCTCTCGCGGGAAATGGGCATCATTTCCCGCCTTTTCCCGGACATGGAGCAGGACCACGACGCGGTTGAAGAGTTCCGGCTCAGGCTGCACGAAATCGACTCCCGTTTGCGCCGCGGCCCGGAACACGTGCACGACGATGACGACGACATGACGCTCGACGACATCGAAAAGCGTCTTTTCAAACTTTCCCAGCTGCGGCGCAAGATGGGCCGCAACATTGCCGATCTGGTGAACCTTGCCGCCGAAGTGGAAGAGAAGCTCTCCTTCCATGATGCCTGCTCACTGGATCGCAAGACGCTGGAACGCCGCGAGGCCGAGATTGTGGAAAAGCTTTCCGACACGCTCGGCAGACTCGGCAAGGCCCGACGCAAGGCCGCCAAGGAACTCGCGCTGCGCATTGAAGGCGAACTTTCCGACCTCGGCTTTTCCGAGCACGTCAAGATTGACTTCGAATTCAGTGACGTGCCGCTGCACGACGGCGTCACCGACCAGAAAGCGCGGCTCATGTGGACGCCCAACCCGGGCCAGCCGCCGCAGCCGCTGGACAAAATCGCCTCGGGCGGTGAGCTCTCCCGCCTGCTGCTGGCGCTGACCAGCCTCAAGCGAAACCCCGGAGGCGACCATCTGCCCACCCTCATCTTCGACGAAGTGGACGCCGGGATCGGCGGCCTGACGCTCGGCAGCGTGGGGCGCAAGCTGGCCGAACTGGCCGACCGGCAGCAGATGATCCTCATCACCCACTGGCCCCAGCTTGCGGGCCGGGCCGAACGGCACTTCTCCATCCTCAAGGAAGTGGTGGACGGCGAGACCTTCACCCGCTGTGACGAACTCAGGGGCGAGGACATTCGTCGCGAACTGATCCGCATGGCCGGCGGCGGCGCGCAGGGCGAAGCCATGGCCGACAAGCTCCTTCACGACAACGACTGA
- a CDS encoding rhomboid family intramembrane serine protease produces MEEESHSKPLKPGPHGEWLEVPPHLPQGRRSLSRAEARRFELVLLSREVPHRIKRLRPDEGGGWTIMVRPGLLETAVDEIESYIEENRPRLFRSLVDPDLPPKTGAQATVAVMFCLLMFHALTLRAFPDFDLYAGDWTRLGSADAARILGGQWWRAVTALTLHGDWAHVTANALIGGTLCWLCCRRIGTGAAWLGVVLGGTAGNFVNAYVLGAPHDAVGFSTAVFAAAGMLSGARPFAERADPDSPFPERFGRLLREAFVPLAAGLGLLAMLGSGNADGRTDLGAHLFGFACGLPLGILAGWLRRRGIRFEGHDLLPGTVAFALPALCWYLAFTAG; encoded by the coding sequence ATGGAAGAAGAATCCCACTCCAAACCCCTCAAGCCCGGTCCGCACGGCGAGTGGCTGGAGGTCCCGCCACATCTGCCGCAGGGCCGCCGAAGCCTGTCACGAGCCGAGGCGCGCCGGTTCGAACTGGTCCTGCTTTCACGGGAGGTGCCGCATCGCATCAAGCGACTCCGTCCTGATGAAGGCGGCGGCTGGACCATCATGGTCCGTCCCGGCCTGCTGGAGACGGCGGTGGACGAAATCGAAAGCTACATCGAAGAGAATCGCCCGAGACTGTTCCGCTCGCTGGTGGACCCGGACCTGCCGCCGAAGACCGGCGCACAGGCCACAGTGGCGGTCATGTTCTGCCTGCTGATGTTCCATGCGCTCACCCTGCGCGCGTTTCCGGATTTCGACCTCTACGCGGGCGACTGGACGCGACTGGGCAGCGCCGACGCGGCCCGGATTCTGGGCGGCCAGTGGTGGCGGGCTGTCACCGCGCTGACCCTGCACGGTGACTGGGCGCACGTCACTGCCAATGCGCTCATCGGCGGCACCCTGTGCTGGCTCTGCTGCCGCCGCATCGGCACCGGCGCGGCGTGGCTGGGCGTGGTGCTAGGCGGCACGGCGGGCAACTTCGTCAACGCTTATGTGCTCGGCGCGCCGCACGACGCGGTGGGGTTCTCCACCGCGGTATTCGCCGCCGCCGGGATGCTCTCCGGCGCGCGCCCCTTCGCGGAACGCGCCGACCCGGACAGTCCGTTTCCCGAGCGCTTCGGTAGGCTACTGCGCGAAGCCTTCGTTCCCCTCGCGGCCGGACTGGGACTGCTGGCCATGCTCGGCTCGGGCAATGCTGACGGGCGCACCGATCTGGGCGCGCACCTGTTCGGCTTCGCCTGCGGGCTGCCTCTTGGCATTCTGGCCGGATGGCTCAGAAGGCGCGGCATACGCTTCGAAGGGCATGACCTGCTGCCCGGCACGGTGGCCTTCGCGCTTCCGGCGCTCTGTTGGTATCTGGCCTTCACCGCAGGCTGA
- the deoA gene encoding thymidine phosphorylase: MLPQEIIRRKRDGLLVAESDIRDFVRGMVDGVVSEGQVAAFGMAVFFRGMTMDESVALTRAMTESGTTLAWDVDGPVLDKHSTGGVGDLVSLALGPLVAACGGYVPMISGRGLGHTGGTLDKLESIPGYVATPDEALFRKAVAEAGCAIIGQTSDLAPADRMFYAVRDVTATVESVPLITASILSKKLATGLGGLVMDVKTGSGAFMPTREKSRELAKSIRAVAHGAGLPCEALITDMNQPLAPCAGNGVEVTETVRFLTGNRDPRLEAVVLALGVRMLRLGGLADSDDGAEVMLGQALDTGRAAERFGRMVALLGGPTDLMENPERYLPQAPVRMPVTAERAGVVTEMDARALGLAVVELGGGRTRPSDKVDHAVGLSAVVRIGDRVEAGEPLCLIHAADKAQAESAKAAVQGAVRVAEECDVPQSGPVLERV, from the coding sequence ATGCTGCCGCAGGAGATCATCCGCAGAAAACGCGACGGGCTGCTCGTGGCCGAGAGCGACATCAGGGACTTCGTTCGCGGCATGGTGGATGGCGTGGTCAGCGAAGGGCAGGTGGCCGCGTTCGGCATGGCGGTTTTCTTCAGGGGGATGACCATGGACGAGTCCGTGGCCCTCACACGGGCCATGACGGAATCCGGCACGACGCTCGCGTGGGATGTGGACGGCCCCGTGCTGGACAAGCATTCCACGGGTGGCGTGGGTGATCTCGTGAGTCTCGCACTCGGCCCGCTGGTTGCGGCCTGCGGCGGGTATGTTCCCATGATATCGGGACGCGGCCTCGGGCATACGGGAGGCACGCTGGACAAGCTCGAATCCATCCCCGGCTACGTCGCGACCCCGGACGAAGCTCTGTTCCGCAAAGCCGTGGCCGAGGCGGGGTGCGCCATCATCGGTCAGACCAGTGATCTTGCCCCGGCGGACCGTATGTTCTACGCCGTGCGCGACGTGACGGCCACGGTGGAGTCCGTTCCTCTCATAACTGCTTCCATTCTTTCCAAAAAACTCGCGACCGGACTTGGCGGCCTGGTGATGGACGTCAAGACCGGATCGGGCGCCTTCATGCCGACGCGTGAGAAGTCGCGGGAGCTTGCGAAAAGCATTCGCGCGGTCGCTCATGGCGCGGGCTTGCCGTGCGAGGCGCTGATCACGGACATGAACCAGCCGCTCGCTCCGTGCGCAGGCAATGGTGTGGAGGTGACCGAGACGGTCCGCTTCCTGACCGGAAACCGTGACCCGAGGCTGGAAGCGGTGGTACTTGCGCTTGGGGTGCGGATGCTTCGGCTAGGCGGGTTGGCCGATTCGGATGACGGCGCTGAGGTCATGCTTGGGCAGGCACTGGACACCGGGCGCGCAGCGGAACGCTTCGGGCGTATGGTGGCTCTGCTGGGCGGACCGACCGATTTGATGGAAAACCCCGAAAGGTATTTGCCGCAGGCTCCTGTTCGGATGCCTGTTACCGCTGAACGTGCCGGAGTGGTGACCGAGATGGATGCACGGGCGCTCGGGCTGGCGGTCGTGGAGCTTGGCGGCGGGCGCACGCGTCCCAGCGACAAGGTGGACCATGCCGTGGGGCTGTCTGCCGTGGTTCGTATCGGGGACAGGGTTGAGGCGGGAGAACCGCTGTGCCTGATTCATGCGGCGGACAAAGCGCAGGCAGAATCAGCGAAAGCGGCGGTGCAGGGTGCGGTTCGGGTTGCCGAGGAGTGTGATGTTCCGCAGAGCGGTCCGGTCTTGGAACGGGTCTGA
- a CDS encoding metal ABC transporter permease — MELLDALQFEFFRNALTAGLLASVLCGVIGSLVVVNRLVFLAGGVAHAAYGGVGLAVLLGLPVLPVTSCFAVLAAMIMAMVTLKVKERSDTVIGVIWAAGMAFGVILLDVAPGYNVDLMSYLFGSIMAVAHADIWLMGLLAALVPVVVFTWFRGFATMSFDEDFARARGLPVDFLYYLLIGMVALCVVTLIRVVGLILVIAMLTIPPFIAERRARSLGSMMITATLLGAVFCLTGLALAYWFDLTSGAAIIAVAATAFFLSLALPEKRSVTPPASS; from the coding sequence ATGGAACTCCTCGACGCCCTGCAATTCGAATTTTTCCGCAACGCCCTGACGGCGGGCTTGCTCGCAAGCGTCCTGTGCGGCGTGATCGGCTCACTGGTGGTGGTGAACAGACTGGTATTTCTGGCGGGAGGCGTAGCCCATGCCGCATACGGCGGCGTGGGACTCGCGGTGCTGCTGGGGCTGCCCGTACTGCCTGTCACATCCTGCTTCGCGGTGCTGGCGGCCATGATCATGGCCATGGTCACACTCAAGGTGAAGGAACGCTCGGACACGGTCATCGGCGTCATCTGGGCGGCCGGAATGGCCTTTGGGGTAATCCTTCTGGATGTGGCGCCGGGCTACAACGTGGATCTGATGAGCTACCTTTTCGGCAGCATCATGGCCGTGGCACACGCGGATATCTGGCTCATGGGCCTGCTGGCCGCCTTGGTTCCGGTGGTGGTCTTCACGTGGTTCCGGGGCTTCGCCACCATGAGCTTCGACGAGGATTTCGCCCGGGCCAGAGGGCTGCCCGTGGACTTCCTGTACTACCTGCTCATCGGCATGGTGGCGCTGTGCGTGGTGACGCTGATTCGCGTGGTGGGGCTTATTCTGGTCATCGCCATGCTGACCATCCCGCCCTTCATCGCGGAACGGCGGGCGCGCTCGCTTGGCAGCATGATGATCACGGCCACCCTGCTGGGGGCCGTATTCTGTCTGACGGGTCTGGCGCTCGCCTACTGGTTCGACCTGACCTCGGGCGCGGCGATCATTGCCGTTGCGGCCACCGCGTTTTTCCTGTCGCTGGCACTGCCCGAAAAGAGGAGTGTCACTCCTCCAGCCAGTTCCTGA
- a CDS encoding GNAT family N-acetyltransferase, whose translation MSLLLLDSCHGVDWHDAAELMRRAPLADREPDMIRRCFENSDLVCFAMQDGKLVGMARMLSDHTCQAVLYDLCVHPDLQGSGIGGSILKRMLSRCDAPNVVLWAVPGKEPFYLRYGFRPMKTAMANFADPDSQREKGYIS comes from the coding sequence ATGAGCCTGCTGCTGCTCGACTCCTGCCACGGAGTGGACTGGCATGACGCGGCAGAGCTCATGCGCCGGGCTCCCCTTGCAGACCGCGAACCGGACATGATCCGCCGCTGCTTCGAAAACAGCGACCTCGTCTGCTTCGCCATGCAGGATGGAAAGCTCGTCGGCATGGCCCGGATGCTTTCGGACCACACCTGTCAGGCCGTACTGTACGACCTGTGCGTGCACCCAGACCTTCAGGGCAGCGGCATCGGCGGAAGCATCCTCAAACGGATGCTCTCGCGGTGCGACGCGCCCAACGTGGTGCTGTGGGCGGTGCCGGGCAAGGAACCTTTCTACCTCCGCTACGGATTCCGCCCCATGAAAACCGCCATGGCGAACTTTGCCGATCCCGACTCGCAGCGAGAAAAAGGCTATATTTCCTGA
- a CDS encoding acyl-[acyl-carrier-protein] thioesterase — MNLIHTSTYRLRSYEVDFEDRAFLTALCNMLQDAASMHAAELGFGYGDLHRLGRAWVLSRAFIHMDALPGFGTDVEVETWPSGNQKTVATRDFLLKNGDVIGRGTSAWAVIDIEDRKAVSPESLIADRDIPQVPRALEFESRAVKRIRDGEHATTVRARYGDHDINGHVNSMRSVEYCLEAVPESWRRERICVGGDVQFRAECFAGDELRSLASPQEDGTMLHTLIRQSDQRETARMKTWWEPR; from the coding sequence ATGAATCTCATACACACCAGCACCTACCGTCTCCGCTCCTACGAAGTGGACTTCGAAGACAGAGCCTTTCTGACAGCGCTCTGCAATATGCTTCAGGACGCCGCATCCATGCACGCGGCAGAACTGGGATTCGGCTACGGCGATCTTCACCGCCTCGGACGCGCATGGGTCCTCTCCCGCGCCTTCATCCACATGGACGCGCTGCCGGGCTTCGGTACCGACGTCGAGGTGGAAACCTGGCCCTCCGGCAACCAGAAGACCGTCGCCACACGCGATTTCCTGCTCAAGAACGGTGACGTCATCGGCCGCGGCACCAGCGCATGGGCCGTGATCGATATTGAAGACCGCAAGGCGGTCTCCCCCGAGTCGCTCATCGCGGACCGCGACATCCCTCAGGTACCGCGCGCCCTAGAATTCGAATCAAGGGCGGTCAAACGGATTCGCGACGGGGAGCACGCCACCACGGTGCGCGCCCGATACGGCGACCATGACATCAACGGCCACGTCAACAGTATGCGCTCCGTGGAATACTGCCTTGAGGCGGTTCCGGAATCGTGGCGGCGCGAGCGGATCTGCGTGGGCGGCGACGTGCAGTTCCGCGCGGAATGCTTTGCCGGGGACGAGTTGCGCTCCCTCGCCTCCCCGCAGGAGGATGGCACCATGCTGCACACCCTCATCAGGCAATCGGACCAGCGCGAAACGGCCCGCATGAAGACATGGTGGGAACCGCGATGA